The Campylobacter sp. RM10537 genome has a segment encoding these proteins:
- a CDS encoding thiazole synthase, whose translation MDDKLKIGKYEFNSRFILGSGKFSLELIKSAIEEADAQIITLALRRAYTGEVENILDYIPKNITLLPNTSGARNAQEALRIARLSRELGCGELIKIEVISDSKYLLPDNYETIKACELLAKDGFTPLPYMYADLYVARAMRDAGAAAIMPLAAPIGSNKGLCAKEFIQILLNEIDLPIIVDAGIGSPSQACEAMQMGVSAVMANTAIAEAKNIALMAKAFSLAIKAGREGYLAGLASASEAKASSPLTGFLRD comes from the coding sequence ATGGATGATAAATTAAAAATTGGAAAATATGAATTTAACTCACGTTTTATTTTAGGATCGGGTAAATTTTCACTTGAGTTGATCAAATCAGCCATCGAAGAAGCAGACGCACAGATCATCACTCTTGCTTTACGACGTGCTTATACAGGAGAGGTTGAAAATATCTTAGATTATATTCCAAAAAATATCACTCTTTTGCCTAACACTTCAGGGGCAAGAAATGCTCAAGAAGCTTTACGTATAGCAAGGCTTTCAAGGGAGCTTGGGTGTGGAGAGCTTATAAAGATCGAGGTGATTAGTGATAGTAAATATTTATTGCCGGATAATTACGAAACAATCAAAGCTTGCGAGCTTTTAGCAAAAGATGGTTTTACGCCCCTGCCTTATATGTATGCTGATCTTTATGTAGCTAGAGCGATGAGAGATGCTGGAGCTGCGGCTATTATGCCTTTGGCTGCACCCATAGGAAGCAATAAAGGCTTGTGCGCTAAAGAATTCATACAAATTTTACTCAATGAAATTGATCTTCCTATTATCGTAGATGCAGGTATTGGTAGCCCATCTCAAGCTTGCGAAGCAATGCAAATGGGAGTGAGTGCTGTTATGGCAAATACAGCCATAGCTGAAGCAAAAAATATCGCTTTAATGGCCAAAGCTTTTTCTTTGGCGATAAAAGCGGGAAGAGAAGGTTATCTAGCTGGTTTAGCAAGTGCGAGTGAGGCTAAGGCAAGTTCTCCTTTAACAGGATTTTTAAGGGATTGA
- the thiF gene encoding thiamine biosynthesis protein ThiF, with protein MMKIKFNGKELETSFKNTLEFFKSVSENENDVWIVNGFATKEDLNLNENDELFCIQKNTLPPKDALDAMMRARHTPKLHDKLKNASVAVCGLGGLGSHIAIMLARSGIGALKLIDFDVVEPSNLNRQAYRVCDLGKFKTEALKEQIKEINPYTQIEIETLKIDEQNLAHLFKGINIVCEAFDTPLAKAMIAQNFHKFYPDTTLICASGLAGYGDSNSIQTRKIAKNFYVCGDLVNAAQVGNGLMAPRVNICAGHQANLVLELLASKE; from the coding sequence TTGATGAAAATAAAATTCAATGGTAAAGAGCTTGAAACTTCTTTTAAAAACACTTTGGAATTTTTTAAAAGTGTGAGTGAAAATGAAAATGATGTTTGGATAGTCAATGGTTTTGCGACAAAAGAAGATCTAAATTTAAATGAAAATGATGAGCTTTTTTGCATACAAAAAAATACTTTGCCTCCAAAAGATGCGCTTGATGCGATGATGAGAGCAAGACATACTCCAAAACTTCATGATAAATTAAAAAATGCAAGCGTTGCGGTGTGTGGCTTAGGAGGTCTTGGCTCTCACATAGCTATCATGTTAGCAAGAAGTGGAATAGGAGCTTTAAAACTCATCGATTTTGATGTAGTAGAGCCTAGCAATCTTAACCGTCAAGCTTATCGCGTGTGTGATTTGGGTAAATTTAAAACCGAGGCTTTAAAAGAGCAAATCAAAGAAATCAATCCTTACACGCAAATTGAAATCGAAACTTTAAAGATAGATGAGCAAAATTTAGCCCATTTATTTAAGGGTATAAATATCGTTTGTGAAGCCTTTGATACGCCTTTGGCAAAAGCTATGATCGCGCAAAATTTTCATAAATTTTATCCTGATACAACTTTAATCTGTGCTTCAGGGCTGGCAGGTTATGGCGATAGCAATAGCATACAAACGAGAAAAATTGCAAAAAATTTTTATGTTTGTGGGGATTTGGTCAATGCAGCGCAAGTAGGAAATGGACTGATGGCACCACGGGTTAATATTTGTGCAGGACATCAAGCTAATTTGGTTTTAGAACTTTTAGCTAGCAAGGAGTAA
- the thiS gene encoding sulfur carrier protein ThiS, translating to MIINGEKLDLKELRLMDFLKEKGYKIELIALELNGEIIPKDRFENLILKENDKAEIVSFVGGG from the coding sequence ATGATTATCAATGGTGAAAAACTTGATTTAAAAGAATTAAGATTGATGGATTTTTTAAAAGAAAAGGGTTATAAAATCGAACTTATTGCCTTAGAATTAAATGGAGAAATTATCCCAAAGGATCGTTTTGAAAATTTGATTTTAAAAGAAAATGATAAGGCTGAAATTGTAAGTTTTGTAGGGGGTGGTTGA